The genomic region GCCTGAGCCGGAAAATCTTTCATGGTGTTGCAAAGCAATCTGGCAGCATACCAGTGGTATATTATCTTCTAATTCCTTTAAAATCACAAATCCTAAAGATGGGTGCTTTTTTATTTGTGCAAACTCTTCATCGCTCAATTTGCCGGGGTTTCTTGAAATTTGCAATGAAACTTTTGTCTTGCCTATATCATGTATTAGCGCCCCTAACCCTAAATTGAATAATGTTGTACGTGTTAATCTTAACTTCTCACCTACTACCAGAGATAGTGCGCATACGTCCAAAGAGTGTTCATACGTATAATTGTCTATCAAGCGTAAGTGCGCAAAATGAACTAGCAAAGAAGTTTTATTGAGCATAAATGAGACAATCTCTTCAATAACTTCGTTAAGAATAACTGATCTAGTATTAGATTTACTAAATGTATTAGCTTTTTGTAATAAAATGTCTTTTAAAGGCTGTCTTGATATCGCTTTTATCGCTTCATCTCTATTTCCTTCTAAAGGCTGTATAAGGCCAAGATCCTCACCAGTAGTTACATAAATAGTTCTAACTCCATGTTTGGATAGCTTATCCTTAGTTGCTTTTCTCAATTTAGTGCCTTCAGCTAGTAGAATGTTACCGTTACTATCTTTAACTGGCATAGCTAATGTATCTCCCTCATTAGCTAAGTCGATAAAAACTCTACGCATTTTTACCCACCTCTTTTACTCCTTTAAAAGTAATTCTATGAATTGGGGTTACGCCATAAGTTTGAATAGCATCTAAGTGCTCCTTAGTTGGGTAGCCTTTGTTTTGGCTAAATCCATACTCCGGATAAAGCTTGTCCATTTCTTCCATATAGCGATCCCTATACACTTTCGCTAAAATAGAGGCAGCAGCTATGCTGCCACACTTGTCATCACCTTTTATAATAGATTTTTGTTTTAATTTAGTCTCTATCGCAAAATTTCCGTCTATTAATATTAGGCTATCAGGTTTAGCTACCCTCTCGACACTATTTTTCATCGCTAATTTAGTAGCATTTAATATGTTTAGCTCATCGATGATATCATTGTCAATAAACTGTACATCGAAGTAAAGGGCTTGCTCCTCAATTTCAGAAGCTAAAGCTTCTCTTTGTGACGAATTTAATCGCTTTGAGTCTTTAACTCCCACAAGATTAGGCCTATTATTAAACGTTACTGCCGCAGCAACTACCGGCCCGGCAACTGGGCCTCTCCCTGCTTCGTCACATCCAACCACTTTATAGTTGGATGATTCTTCCCACTCCCATAGCTTTAAATAACTTTTGTAGCCATTAATTTTTCTATTTAAAGAAGCTAATATTTTTTGTACTCCCTTTCGACTGTCATTCTTTAGCTGAGGTATAAGAGCATTTAATTGGTCTATCGAGCTTTCATTAACTCTTTGTTTAATCTGTTGTATCGAAGCATCTTGTACTTTAATAATAATTCACCCCTTTGTATAGTATATTTTTTCGACCTTTTTTAGCAAAAACCCTTTTTAAAATGAATATATTAAATGGCACATTGAAAATATCAATTAAAAATAACCACTTAATGATAGGTTAAGTGGTTAGTGTAGTGGGCTTAATCAACCTCACTAATATTATCTAAAGTAACATTACCTAACAATCCTTTGCGGAATTCTCGAACCAAAATTTCGCTTATTTTTGCAAGGTCAGGGTGTCCCTGTGGTAGCAATATTCTCCGATTTATCGCCGCCTGCTCTATAAAATGATCAGGACCTAAGGACATATCTATGTCATATCTTTTACTTAGGTCACTTTGATAGTCCCTTATCAAAACCTTGATAAGCCTCCTTGCCATATCCTCCACATTAACAATTTCATCTTTTATGGCGCCAGTAACCGCTAAGCGAAAGCCAACTTCATCATCATCAAACTTAGGCCACAACACTCCTGGTGTATCCATAAGCTCTATTTTATCTTTAGTGCGTATCCACTGTTTCTGCTTAGTAACACCTGGTTTATCTCCCGTTTTTGCAGCTGCTCTGCTAGCAACTTTGTTAATAAAAGTTGATTTGCCTACATTCGGTATGCCAAGAACCATAGCTCTTGTTGGTTTATTTATTTTAATGTTTAGTTTTTTATACTTGCTTTTTGAAACAGCTTTTTTCTTTGCTAACTCAATAACCTTTTTCCATTGATTTTGGGAATTTAAGTTTACAGCTATTGCGTCAGTATTCATGTCTTTAAAATATTCAAGCCAAATATTTGTTTTGGTTGGGTCGGCTAAGTCAGACTTAGTTAAAGCGATCACCTTAGGTTTATCTTTAACAATCTCGTTAATGTCAGGATTTCTACTACTTAACGGTATTCTTCCATCAACTAATTCCACAATTACATCGCAAAGCTTTAAATTCTCCTTTATTAATGCTTTGGTCTTGACCATATGTCCAGGGTACCATTGATATTGCATAATTATCACTTCCTTTGTGCTATGTTAGGTTCTATTGTTTTACAGCAAAGTAGTTTAGCTGAGAAAGCGGCCAGTAGCGCAAAAATGTCTTACCTCTAACATCGTCTGTAGAAATAAAGCCAACCTCATTATTTCGGCTATCAACACTGTTACTTCTGTTGTCACCAAGCACAAAAATCATTCCTTCAGGCACATTCACTGGTCCATAATTTTGTCCTGAGTACCCTTGCAAAATATACTCTTCTGTAACTGGCTCTTTGTTGATAAACAAAGCTCCATTTTTAATTTCTATCTTATCGTTTGCAGTACCTATAACCCTTTTAATCAACACTCTTTCTTCATCCACAGGATAAGGGAATACCACTATATCACCAAAGTCAGGGTCCCTAAAGTTATATATAAATTTGTTAACTAAAACCCTCTCTTGATTAATAAAAGTAGGCTCCATTGATCTGCCGTCAACAATAAAGCTTTCCATAAAAAAACCTCTTATAATCAACGCAAGTATTATTGCAACAGCAATAGACTTGCCCCACTCTTTAAGTTCATTGAGCATAGCTATAACACCTCTACTTTATATTTACAGGGGCGGCCAAAATTTTAATAATATTTTTCCGATGACCTTATCTTCTTTTACCGGTCCATTGTGTCTACTATCTATACTAACAGAGTGATTTTTCCCTAATACAAAAAATTCATCGTTTGCCAAACTGTATGCAAATTCACCTGTTTTATTATATCCAACCTTTGCATCATTCACATATAATTTTCTTCCATCAGAAGATACGTAGTCACTAGGACCAGCAACAACTTTCTTGATGTTAATTACACCACTTTCGTCAAAAAAAGCTATTATATCCCCTTGCGAAGGGTTAACCCTTTTATAGCTTAACACTAAGTCACCTTCTGAAAATAGCGGCTTCATAGAGTCTCCATAAACTTTATAAGCATTAAATAGATAAGTGTTAACTACTGTAGTCAATACTAAAACTATCACAGCTATTTCTATAAACTCTATCCATTTACGCAAAAAAGGTCTCCCCTTTATAGAAATTTTATGTATAAAAAAGGGGCTGAATAACAGCCCTCTTTTTTTATCGTCTAACGGCATCTTTAATTCTTGCAGCTTTACCTGTAAGGTTACGCAGGTAATATAGCTTAGCTCTTCTAACTTTTCCGCGACGCTTAACTTCAATTTTGTCAATTCTTGGAGAATGTACTGGAAAGGTTCTTTCCATGCCAACTCCATAAGAGATTCTACGCACAGTAAAAGTTTCTCTTGCTGAGCCACCTTGCCTCTTAATAACAACTCCTTCAAAAACCTGAATTCTCTCTCTGTTACCCTCCACTACCTTAACGTGAACTCTAACAGTGTCTCCAGCTTTAAAGTTAGGAATGTCATTTTTCATTTGCTCTTTTTCAAGCTCTCTTATAATTTCCATGTTCTGTTGCCTCCTTCCTTCATAGCCGTTCTTGTCCGCAGACAGAGGACCGTCCGTAATCCCACTAAATTATAGCATAATATTTACGTTTTTACAAACGTTTTTTTAGTTGTTTGTTTTAAAACCCAATAAATCAGGACGCTTTTTTTTAGTTATCCTTACAGATTGGTTGTGACGCCATTTATCTATCTCAGCATGATTACCTGATAGCAAAACATCAGGAACTTTTAGCCCTCTAAACTCCATTGGCCTAGTATAATGCGGGTGTTCTAATAGCCCATTTTGAAAGGAATCATTTAGGTATGATTCTTGTTTTGGCAAAACACCCGGGATAACTCGGGTTATAGCGTCAATTACCACCATAGCCGGCAGCTCTCCGCCTGTCAAAACATAGTCACCGATAGAAATTTCCCTTGTTACGAATTGATCAATAACTCTTTGATCGATTCCTTCATAATGTCCACATAATATAATCATATGCTTTTTTTGTAAAAGCTTGTGACACAGCTGTTGTTGAAACTGCTGACCTGTAGGGGTCATTAGCACAATTTCAGTTTCTTTATCATAGCCAATGTCTTCTATAGCCCGAAAAAATGGTTCTGGTTTCATAACCATCCCAGCGCCGCCGCCATAAGGATAGTCATCTACCTTATTATGCTTATCTCGGCTATATTTTCTTAGGTCATGAATATTTAACTGTATATGCTCTTCTGTAATAGCTCTTTTAATAATACTTTGAGAAAAGGGAGATTCAAACATTTCTGGAAAAATAGTTATTACATCAACTATCAATCTAACAAGCCCTCCATAGGAGTAATGATTATCTGTTTCTTGCTTGTATCTACTTTTTTTACAACT from Proteinivorax hydrogeniformans harbors:
- a CDS encoding HD-GYP domain-containing protein, translated to MRRVFIDLANEGDTLAMPVKDSNGNILLAEGTKLRKATKDKLSKHGVRTIYVTTGEDLGLIQPLEGNRDEAIKAISRQPLKDILLQKANTFSKSNTRSVILNEVIEEIVSFMLNKTSLLVHFAHLRLIDNYTYEHSLDVCALSLVVGEKLRLTRTTLFNLGLGALIHDIGKTKVSLQISRNPGKLSDEEFAQIKKHPSLGFVILKELEDNIPLVCCQIALQHHERFSGSGYPRGLKENKTHKLSYVVGICDMYTAITSHRSYRKAFSPKEAMELFMGTCNSLFPTEIVKAFLDAVVAYPNGSKVKLSNGVLAKVVKQDTLSLKPIVKPINSQQGYEIRLANAETLDIVGFYE
- a CDS encoding ribonuclease HII is translated as MIIKVQDASIQQIKQRVNESSIDQLNALIPQLKNDSRKGVQKILASLNRKINGYKSYLKLWEWEESSNYKVVGCDEAGRGPVAGPVVAAAVTFNNRPNLVGVKDSKRLNSSQREALASEIEEQALYFDVQFIDNDIIDELNILNATKLAMKNSVERVAKPDSLILIDGNFAIETKLKQKSIIKGDDKCGSIAAASILAKVYRDRYMEEMDKLYPEYGFSQNKGYPTKEHLDAIQTYGVTPIHRITFKGVKEVGKNA
- the ylqF gene encoding ribosome biogenesis GTPase YlqF, which codes for MQYQWYPGHMVKTKALIKENLKLCDVIVELVDGRIPLSSRNPDINEIVKDKPKVIALTKSDLADPTKTNIWLEYFKDMNTDAIAVNLNSQNQWKKVIELAKKKAVSKSKYKKLNIKINKPTRAMVLGIPNVGKSTFINKVASRAAAKTGDKPGVTKQKQWIRTKDKIELMDTPGVLWPKFDDDEVGFRLAVTGAIKDEIVNVEDMARRLIKVLIRDYQSDLSKRYDIDMSLGPDHFIEQAAINRRILLPQGHPDLAKISEILVREFRKGLLGNVTLDNISEVD
- the lepB gene encoding signal peptidase I: MLNELKEWGKSIAVAIILALIIRGFFMESFIVDGRSMEPTFINQERVLVNKFIYNFRDPDFGDIVVFPYPVDEERVLIKRVIGTANDKIEIKNGALFINKEPVTEEYILQGYSGQNYGPVNVPEGMIFVLGDNRSNSVDSRNNEVGFISTDDVRGKTFLRYWPLSQLNYFAVKQ
- the lepB gene encoding signal peptidase I → MRKWIEFIEIAVIVLVLTTVVNTYLFNAYKVYGDSMKPLFSEGDLVLSYKRVNPSQGDIIAFFDESGVINIKKVVAGPSDYVSSDGRKLYVNDAKVGYNKTGEFAYSLANDEFFVLGKNHSVSIDSRHNGPVKEDKVIGKILLKFWPPL
- the rplS gene encoding 50S ribosomal protein L19; the encoded protein is MEIIRELEKEQMKNDIPNFKAGDTVRVHVKVVEGNRERIQVFEGVVIKRQGGSARETFTVRRISYGVGMERTFPVHSPRIDKIEVKRRGKVRRAKLYYLRNLTGKAARIKDAVRR
- the trmD gene encoding tRNA (guanosine(37)-N1)-methyltransferase TrmD, whose amino-acid sequence is MIVDVITIFPEMFESPFSQSIIKRAITEEHIQLNIHDLRKYSRDKHNKVDDYPYGGGAGMVMKPEPFFRAIEDIGYDKETEIVLMTPTGQQFQQQLCHKLLQKKHMIILCGHYEGIDQRVIDQFVTREISIGDYVLTGGELPAMVVIDAITRVIPGVLPKQESYLNDSFQNGLLEHPHYTRPMEFRGLKVPDVLLSGNHAEIDKWRHNQSVRITKKKRPDLLGFKTNN